GAAAGATCTTGTCCCGGGAGATCAATTCCATTCAGTCTGGGAGAGTCATATGTGTGATCCACAATCAAGGGCCTCTCTAGACTATCAGTTTCCTGAGTTTCTAATGGATATTCTTCACTTTGTTCTGGTACCAGCTGCAGCATGTCATTCTTCCGAAACTTCTGAATCTTCCTTTTTATCCAAGGGATTGGGGCCAGTAGATCATACGATATTCCCAGAAAAGTACTTGTTATCAAAAATGCAAGAGAGGAAAGGCATGATCTTGACAAAAATGATGCACTCATGTACTGCTCAATCCTCTTGCAATCTTCTCCGTCCAAATAGCACCTTCCCATCTTTAGGATGGCACTCTCTAAAGATGATTCAACCAGACCCTTAAGAAGTATAAGATTCACCAGGAAGAAACAAACCATCTTAAGAAGAGCAGCTCTTTGCTCCCCTGACACTGTAAGATGCCGCTCAAACTTAGAGAGATAGGAAAGTGCTGATGGGATTATTATATACATGCTTATAAAAATGAACACATTGGGTAAAAACTGAAAGATAAGACTCCCAAGCCAGCTTGAGCTTTGCATCCAAGCTAACCACAACTGGGCGTTATCCATAGCTTCTGCATTTATAATCCGCCAGGCATTCTTGAAAGCACTAACAACTGCAAGAGGAGAGCTAAAGAACAGGAGAATCAACAGCAAGCATGTGTTCACCAACACTCTCCTCAATTTCAGTGAGACTTTTGACGATCCCAAATGATTCCAGTAAATATCTGTTGCCAGGGGTGCCTGCTCAACTTTCCATTGGTTCCGTTGTAAACGCAACTCCACAAGAGAAAAGAACTTCCCTATCCGACTCTTCTTCTCATGTCGAAAGTCCTGAACCGCTTTATTAGCAGTGTACACATCCTTAAACACCACAAACGCAACACCAGCGCCCAGTGCACGCCCTTCTTTATAAGCTGCAAGTTCAGTCTCCAATTCAGCTCTCAATCCCTGCAACTTTCCTAATTTCCTTTCATCCGTGTAACCCAACCTAGCCATAGTTTGATACCAGAAATCTTTTACCTTTCCCCACATATAACATGCCCGACCCCTTACTCCCTCTGATGAAGCCCCAAGATATCCTTCCTCTTCACTTTCATATGGCAAGAGCCGGGAGTCAATTCGTGCAACCAACCAAGAAATTTCATGCCTAACCTTCACCAATTCTGAGGCTAAATCATCCAATGCACACAAATCCATCGGCATTATGACCCTATAAACCTTTCCAGGATACCTATGTTGAAAATATTCATGCAACACAGTCCTATCATTTCCTATAGTTTTTGGTACCCCCTGCACCATTATAGTAAAAATAGCAGTGGAATTCGCAGTTGGGTCACTCAAATTCCCGTTCCCATCCCTAATCCTAGTGATCCTCAGCCTTCTCTCAATAGCAGATATACCAAAATGCACCAAAacaacaaccaccaccacGAAAACAAAATGCACCCAAAGCAAAGCCGAACCTTTCTCAATGTGATTGATGGTCGTCTTCGAGAATTGGTCTCCAAGCACAGCATTCCCAGCATATAGATTCAACGGAAGCATCACAAGCACAGCCAAGACCGCCATGGACAAGAGCAAGCCGCAGCTGCCACCCTCGATCAAGAGAAATTGGGCCGCGTCAGCTCCGCAGTGGCGCGCAATCTCCAGACACGTGGCGTGCCACACGGCGAGCAGCTTGGAGACGAGGGCAGACGGGCCAGGCATGCGGCGGTGGTCGCTGCGAAGCTTGACGAAGATAAAGATGAAGACACAGAAGAAGGAACCGATGGCGGAGATGTTGATAAGGTATTGGATGTTGCCATACCAGGCCTCGAAGGTATCGTCGCCATCGCCAGGGGACggtggaggagagagagtatCGTTCATGAAGGAGATTGGGAATAGGGTAG
Above is a genomic segment from Prunus dulcis chromosome 7, ALMONDv2, whole genome shotgun sequence containing:
- the LOC117635190 gene encoding CSC1-like protein At4g35870 gives rise to the protein MGSTLFPISFMNDTLSPPPSPGDGDDTFEAWYGNIQYLINISAIGSFFCVFIFIFVKLRSDHRRMPGPSALVSKLLAVWHATCLEIARHCGADAAQFLLIEGGSCGLLLSMAVLAVLVMLPLNLYAGNAVLGDQFSKTTINHIEKGSALLWVHFVFVVVVVVLVHFGISAIERRLRITRIRDGNGNLSDPTANSTAIFTIMVQGVPKTIGNDRTVLHEYFQHRYPGKVYRVIMPMDLCALDDLASELVKVRHEISWLVARIDSRLLPYESEEEGYLGASSEGVRGRACYMWGKVKDFWYQTMARLGYTDERKLGKLQGLRAELETELAAYKEGRALGAGVAFVVFKDVYTANKAVQDFRHEKKSRIGKFFSLVELRLQRNQWKVEQAPLATDIYWNHLGSSKVSLKLRRVLVNTCLLLILLFFSSPLAVVSAFKNAWRIINAEAMDNAQLWLAWMQSSSWLGSLIFQFLPNVFIFISMYIIIPSALSYLSKFERHLTVSGEQRAALLKMVCFFLVNLILLKGLVESSLESAILKMGRCYLDGEDCKRIEQYMSASFLSRSCLSSLAFLITSTFLGISYDLLAPIPWIKRKIQKFRKNDMLQLVPEQSEEYPLETQETDSLERPLIVDHTYDSPRLNGIDLPGQDLSEYPINRTSTAPKQTFDFAQYYAFNLTIFALTFIYSSFAPLVVPVGAVYFGYRYVVDKYNFLFVYRVRGFPAGNDGKLMDTVLCIMRFCVDLFLLAMLLFFSVHGDSTKLQAIFTLGLLVMYKLLPSQNDSFHPALLEGIQTVDSVVVDGTIDYEVYSQPKFDWDIYYS